The Elusimicrobiaceae bacterium genome includes a region encoding these proteins:
- a CDS encoding phosphatidylserine decarboxylase, whose protein sequence is MLEDLQRTLAKTFGWVFTVHSTGLRFFSIALLIAVLFLFFGFKVIGGIFLLIACFCAFFFRIPKCEVEFAEDEIASPANGTVLSIKTEDDPNSVVIRIFLSIFDVHVQRATITGKVGEIFYHKGQFLFANNPNAATDNERNLIQFFRPNDASRFAHVEQITGAIARRIECWVKPGQEIKVGNLIGLIRFGSQVAIYLPKDKVRVLVKEGQKVQGGNTVIALWK, encoded by the coding sequence ATGTTAGAAGATCTTCAACGCACCTTAGCCAAAACCTTCGGCTGGGTATTTACCGTACATTCTACAGGCTTACGTTTTTTCTCTATTGCATTACTAATTGCCGTTTTATTCCTGTTTTTTGGATTCAAAGTTATCGGCGGCATTTTCTTATTAATTGCGTGTTTCTGTGCTTTTTTCTTCCGCATTCCTAAATGCGAAGTAGAATTTGCCGAAGACGAAATTGCTTCCCCTGCCAACGGCACCGTGCTAAGCATTAAAACAGAAGACGACCCAAACTCAGTCGTTATCCGCATTTTCTTATCTATTTTTGATGTGCACGTACAGCGTGCAACCATTACCGGAAAAGTGGGCGAAATTTTCTATCACAAAGGCCAATTCTTATTTGCCAATAATCCCAACGCCGCCACCGATAATGAACGCAATTTAATTCAATTCTTCCGCCCCAATGACGCCAGCCGTTTTGCTCATGTGGAACAAATCACCGGCGCTATTGCACGGCGCATTGAATGTTGGGTCAAACCCGGTCAAGAAATTAAAGTAGGCAATTTGATCGGCCTCATTCGCTTTGGGAGCCAAGTGGCTATTTATTTACCCAAAGATAAGGTGCGCGTGCTGGTAAAGGAAGGACAAAAAGTACAAGGCGGTAATACGGTAATTGCCTTGTGGAAATAG
- the pssA gene encoding CDP-diacylglycerol--serine O-phosphatidyltransferase: protein MTEEQANTVNKLKHTGAVAAPSLFTLGNLACGFFSILSAAQGHFAKAGWLILIAAVFDLFDGRVARMLGTESNFGVEMDSLADGVSFCTAPACLMYFLVLHNYPIWGAPIACIYACFGILRLAKFNVMAQEGKGSKKYFSGLPVPAPAAILASFAISYSIMQTNMGGHNMRIVEAYLPYVYNVVALAMLVMAVLMVSTVPYAAFKAKRNKKMSVWTILLIVCVVVMLVRFPQNIVFIVMSAYVLFGLLAVLYRAFKGIKIEK from the coding sequence ATGACTGAAGAACAAGCAAATACTGTCAACAAATTAAAACATACGGGCGCGGTCGCAGCGCCCTCTTTATTTACGCTGGGCAATTTGGCGTGTGGATTTTTTTCCATTTTAAGCGCCGCCCAAGGACACTTTGCCAAAGCCGGTTGGCTGATTTTAATTGCCGCGGTGTTTGACTTATTTGACGGCCGTGTGGCCCGCATGTTAGGCACGGAAAGCAATTTCGGTGTGGAAATGGATTCCTTAGCTGACGGCGTTTCCTTCTGCACGGCTCCGGCATGTTTGATGTATTTTTTGGTGCTACACAACTATCCCATTTGGGGTGCACCGATTGCGTGTATTTATGCCTGTTTTGGCATCTTGCGCTTGGCCAAATTTAATGTCATGGCCCAAGAAGGCAAAGGCTCTAAAAAATACTTCTCCGGCTTACCGGTACCGGCTCCGGCGGCTATTTTAGCTTCCTTTGCTATTTCTTACAGTATTATGCAAACCAATATGGGCGGCCACAATATGCGTATTGTGGAGGCTTATTTACCGTATGTGTACAATGTAGTCGCTTTGGCTATGTTAGTCATGGCTGTATTAATGGTGTCGACGGTACCGTACGCCGCTTTCAAAGCAAAACGTAACAAAAAAATGAGTGTGTGGACGATTTTATTAATCGTGTGTGTGGTAGTGATGTTAGTGCGCTTCCCGCAAAATATCGTTTTTATTGTGATGTCTGCTTATGTACTGTTTGGACTCTTGGCAGTTTTGTACAGAGCCTTCAAAGGCATCAAAATAGAAAAGTAA